A part of Helicobacter ibis genomic DNA contains:
- a CDS encoding NAD(P)-binding domain-containing protein: protein MKDIYEVAIIGGGPGGIASAVESVVLGIKDVILFEKGDGHSTTIRKFYKDRKRVDKDYRGQKIELDGNIYFCDGTKESTLDLFDNIIKDNHFEARFNTEVESITKDGENFVIHTTDNLTIKAKFIIISIGKMGQPNKPSYQLPSTLRKIINFNANEVQEGEKVLVVGGGNSAVEYACVLSETNEVILNYRKTEFSRINDVNKENLDSCLNKQSITPKFGVDIQSLEDSNGKPKVNYTDGTSDTYDRIIYAIGGIAPIDFLKKCGLKIDSDGIPVVDENHESSVKNIYIAGDILYKNGGSIAAALNHGFKIVQDIKERLDS, encoded by the coding sequence ATGAAAGATATATATGAAGTTGCTATTATTGGTGGTGGTCCTGGTGGTATCGCGTCTGCGGTTGAATCTGTTGTCTTGGGAATCAAAGATGTTATTTTGTTTGAAAAGGGCGATGGACATTCTACTACTATTAGGAAGTTTTATAAGGATAGAAAAAGAGTTGATAAGGATTATAGGGGTCAAAAAATAGAACTTGATGGTAATATTTATTTTTGCGATGGAACAAAAGAGAGCACACTAGATTTGTTTGACAACATTATTAAAGATAACCATTTTGAGGCAAGATTCAACACAGAAGTAGAATCTATAACAAAAGATGGTGAAAATTTTGTCATACATACTACTGATAATTTGACCATTAAAGCTAAATTTATAATAATATCAATAGGTAAAATGGGGCAACCAAATAAGCCTTCATATCAATTGCCAAGCACTTTGCGCAAGATTATCAACTTCAATGCTAATGAAGTGCAAGAAGGAGAAAAGGTTTTAGTGGTTGGCGGTGGGAATTCTGCTGTTGAATATGCTTGTGTGTTAAGTGAAACAAATGAAGTAATTTTAAATTATAGAAAAACAGAATTTTCAAGAATTAATGATGTTAATAAGGAAAATTTGGATAGTTGTCTAAATAAACAATCAATTACACCTAAGTTTGGGGTTGATATACAATCATTAGAGGATAGTAATGGTAAGCCAAAAGTTAATTATACAGATGGCACAAGTGATACTTATGACAGAATTATCTATGCTATTGGCGGTATAGCTCCAATTGACTTTTTGAAGAAGTGTGGCTTAAAAATAGATTCTGATGGAATTCCTGTTGTAGATGAAAATCATGAAAGCTCTGTGAAAAATATATATATCGCAGGTGATATTTTGTATAAAAATGGTGGCTCCATTGCGGCGGCACTAAATCATGGTTTTAAGATTGTGCAAGACATTAAAGAGAGGCTAGATTCTTAG
- the ccoS gene encoding cbb3-type cytochrome oxidase assembly protein CcoS, with the protein MNTTMVSVMIATSLVIGLIGLIAFVWGLKNGQFDDEKKMMQGVLFDSEDDLRHVASKTTKKGKDK; encoded by the coding sequence ATGAATACAACTATGGTTAGTGTTATGATAGCCACTTCATTGGTTATAGGACTAATAGGTCTTATAGCTTTTGTTTGGGGCTTGAAGAATGGGCAGTTTGATGATGAAAAGAAAATGATGCAAGGTGTGTTGTTTGATAGTGAAGATGATTTGCGTCATGTAGCTAGTAAAACTACAAAGAAAGGTAAAGATAAATGA
- the acpS gene encoding holo-ACP synthase: MEIGIDLVSIERMRAFVEKFGDKGKARFLSDSEMIMAKSPQSIAGIWAAKEAVSKALKCGISKELTFRDIEIFKLDSGAPSIRLSSRVQETFKIQSTSLSITHDSGFAVAAVIILKED; encoded by the coding sequence ATAGAAATTGGAATTGATTTAGTTTCAATAGAGAGAATGAGGGCATTTGTTGAAAAGTTTGGAGACAAAGGCAAGGCTAGATTCTTGAGTGATAGTGAAATGATAATGGCTAAAAGTCCGCAGAGTATAGCTGGGATTTGGGCTGCTAAAGAAGCAGTCTCAAAAGCCCTTAAATGCGGAATCTCAAAGGAATTAACATTTCGCGATATAGAAATCTTCAAATTAGATAGTGGAGCACCCAGTATAAGGCTAAGTAGTAGGGTGCAAGAGACTTTTAAAATACAATCTACCAGTTTATCTATAACGCATGATAGTGGCTTTGCTGTTGCTGCAGTAATTATTTTAAAAGAAGATTAA
- the fliL gene encoding flagellar basal body-associated protein FliL, which translates to MAEEEQESKESKLSALKQNKMILFVIIGVVVLLLIVLILVAVLIFSGGNEEEMQAQATAPTEQLQSASNRGSAANPNSSLLSIGTMYPVDQFIVNLMSSGGGKRYLKTSIALELSVSEMTAELDTKRDIIRDVLITILSSKTFEEVQTSKGKQKLKEEIIERLNEFLVDGRVANVFFTEFVVQ; encoded by the coding sequence ATGGCAGAAGAAGAACAAGAAAGTAAGGAATCTAAACTATCAGCATTAAAGCAGAACAAAATGATACTTTTTGTTATCATCGGTGTTGTTGTTTTGCTTTTGATAGTTCTTATTTTGGTAGCTGTATTGATATTTAGCGGTGGAAATGAAGAAGAAATGCAAGCACAAGCTACAGCTCCGACAGAACAATTACAAAGTGCGTCAAATAGAGGAAGTGCAGCAAATCCAAATAGCAGTTTGCTCAGTATTGGAACTATGTATCCTGTGGATCAATTTATAGTTAATCTAATGTCTTCTGGTGGTGGCAAAAGATATTTAAAAACTTCCATAGCATTGGAGCTTAGCGTCTCTGAAATGACTGCAGAGCTAGATACAAAGAGGGATATTATAAGAGATGTTTTAATTACAATTCTTAGCTCAAAAACTTTTGAAGAAGTGCAAACTAGCAAGGGCAAGCAAAAACTAAAAGAAGAGATCATAGAGAGATTAAACGAGTTTTTAGTTGATGGTAGAGTTGCTAATGTATTCTTTACAGAGTTTGTGGTGCAATAA
- the gdhA gene encoding NADP-specific glutamate dehydrogenase, producing the protein MSYTQKIIQKVESLYPDQVEFHQAVKEVLESIQPALQKDKRYESHKILERIVIPERQINFRVTWEDDNGEIQVNRGYRIEFSSALGPYKGGLRFHPSVTEGIIKFLGFEQIFKNALTGLSMGGGKGGSDFDPKGKSDREIMRFCQSFMNELYRHIGATTDVPAGDIGVGGREIGYLFGQYKKLTNRFDGVLTGKSLLWGGSLVRTEATGYGSVYFAQEMLNNSNFGSLAGQTCLVSGSGNVAIYTIEKLQKLGAKPVTISDSKGFIYDESGIDLALLKEIKEVRRESLESYAKEKKSAKYTSANDYPKDSNPIWSIPCFAAFPSATQNEINKKDAEILIKNGCKCVSEGANMPSTIEAVHKFLDAKICYGPGKAANAGGVATSGLEMSQNASMTSWSFEEVDTKLHNIMKNIYISASETAKEFGEPTNLVLGANIAGFRKVANAMIEQGI; encoded by the coding sequence ATGAGCTATACACAAAAAATAATACAAAAAGTAGAATCCCTATACCCAGACCAAGTAGAATTTCACCAAGCAGTAAAAGAAGTATTAGAATCCATACAACCTGCACTACAAAAAGACAAAAGATACGAATCTCATAAGATACTAGAAAGAATCGTAATACCAGAAAGACAAATAAACTTCAGAGTAACATGGGAAGATGATAATGGAGAGATTCAAGTAAATAGAGGATATAGAATCGAATTTAGCAGTGCCTTAGGACCATATAAAGGAGGTCTAAGATTCCACCCTAGTGTTACAGAGGGTATCATTAAGTTTTTAGGATTTGAGCAAATCTTCAAAAACGCATTAACAGGACTTTCTATGGGAGGCGGTAAAGGTGGAAGTGACTTTGACCCAAAAGGCAAAAGCGATAGAGAGATTATGAGATTTTGCCAAAGCTTTATGAATGAATTATATAGACACATAGGAGCTACTACCGATGTTCCAGCAGGAGATATAGGTGTAGGAGGAAGAGAGATAGGATATTTGTTTGGACAATATAAAAAACTAACCAACAGATTCGATGGTGTTTTGACAGGTAAATCCCTATTATGGGGCGGAAGCTTGGTTAGGACAGAGGCTACAGGATATGGTAGTGTGTATTTCGCTCAAGAAATGTTAAATAATAGCAACTTTGGCTCTCTAGCAGGTCAAACATGTCTAGTATCAGGTAGCGGAAATGTAGCAATATACACAATAGAAAAACTACAAAAACTAGGTGCAAAGCCAGTTACAATTAGCGATTCAAAAGGCTTTATATATGATGAAAGCGGTATTGACCTAGCATTATTAAAGGAAATAAAAGAAGTAAGAAGAGAAAGCCTAGAATCCTATGCTAAAGAAAAAAAGAGTGCAAAATACACAAGTGCAAATGACTATCCAAAAGATTCAAACCCAATTTGGAGCATACCTTGCTTTGCTGCATTCCCTAGTGCAACTCAAAATGAAATCAACAAAAAAGACGCAGAGATTCTAATAAAAAATGGTTGCAAATGTGTAAGCGAGGGTGCTAATATGCCATCAACCATAGAAGCTGTGCATAAATTCTTAGATGCTAAAATATGCTATGGTCCAGGCAAGGCTGCTAATGCTGGTGGTGTAGCTACAAGCGGATTGGAGATGAGTCAAAATGCTTCAATGACCTCATGGAGCTTTGAAGAAGTAGATACAAAATTACACAATATAATGAAAAATATATATATAAGTGCAAGTGAGACTGCAAAAGAATTTGGAGAACCTACAAACTTAGTCTTAGGTGCAAATATAGCAGGCTTTAGAAAAGTAGCAAATGCAATGATAGAACAAGGAATCTAA
- a CDS encoding DNA ligase, which translates to MAFIVRVIFLFCFILISANAIEFKIYQKDSLSFSNTEYLMSEKLDGIRGVWNGTSLLTRNNNEIKAPKEWTKNFPPFMLDGELWIKRNSFEQISSIVRNSKSSIDDWREVTYNVFDAPNICDSCTLLERLDLLTKYLQENPNENIRIIPQHIIASEDELEAYFDNIVKNGGEGLIIRENKNPNIAYKYKPYYDNECQVIGYKEGKGKYEGLVGALVCKTIIKDTEIILSIGSGLSKKDRANPPKINSIITYKYNGLTKNNVPRFPVFIRERVE; encoded by the coding sequence ATGGCTTTTATAGTAAGAGTAATATTTTTATTTTGCTTTATTTTAATCAGTGCAAATGCTATTGAATTTAAAATATATCAAAAAGATTCTCTAAGCTTCAGCAATACAGAATATCTAATGAGTGAAAAGTTAGATGGTATAAGAGGAGTGTGGAATGGCACCTCCTTATTAACTAGAAATAACAATGAAATAAAAGCTCCAAAAGAATGGACAAAAAACTTTCCGCCATTTATGCTTGATGGTGAATTATGGATAAAAAGAAATTCTTTTGAGCAAATATCGAGTATTGTTAGAAACTCAAAATCAAGCATAGATGATTGGAGAGAAGTTACATACAATGTATTTGATGCACCAAATATTTGCGATTCTTGTACACTTTTAGAAAGACTAGACTTATTAACCAAATACTTACAAGAAAATCCAAATGAAAACATAAGAATAATCCCACAACATATAATAGCAAGTGAAGATGAATTAGAAGCATATTTTGATAATATAGTAAAAAATGGTGGCGAAGGGCTAATAATAAGAGAAAATAAAAATCCAAACATAGCCTACAAATATAAGCCATACTATGATAATGAATGTCAAGTTATAGGTTATAAAGAAGGTAAAGGAAAGTATGAAGGATTAGTTGGTGCATTAGTGTGCAAAACAATAATCAAGGATACAGAAATAATACTTAGCATAGGTTCTGGTCTAAGCAAAAAAGACAGGGCAAATCCACCAAAAATAAATAGCATAATCACATACAAATACAATGGACTAACAAAAAATAATGTCCCAAGATTCCCAGTGTTCATAAGAGAAAGAGTTGAATAA
- a CDS encoding MarC family protein — protein sequence MFDTIESQLYAILVASVTILSVMNPFGNLPQFISMTEELESQVKQYLFRNILFTSFIIVIIFIFIGPFIMKYLFKVDLNDLRIAGGLLLILVSLKSLLFTQRHNSKAQTNLTKSELLSQSIVPMAFPMLVGPGTLSTIIILIEVSGLMTTLYAVIASFLFMFILFHFAATIERVLGKLVLHVLSRIALIFIMAIGVKMIIIGIQSIIEV from the coding sequence ATGTTTGACACAATAGAATCGCAACTATATGCAATATTAGTAGCATCTGTTACTATTCTTTCTGTTATGAATCCTTTTGGAAATCTCCCACAGTTTATATCCATGACAGAAGAGTTAGAATCTCAAGTCAAACAATATCTATTTAGAAATATTCTTTTTACCTCATTTATAATTGTGATTATTTTTATATTTATAGGTCCTTTTATTATGAAGTATTTATTCAAGGTAGATTTAAACGACTTACGAATCGCTGGTGGATTACTTTTGATATTAGTAAGTTTAAAAAGCCTATTATTTACACAAAGACACAACTCTAAAGCACAAACAAACCTAACAAAATCAGAGCTACTAAGTCAGTCAATAGTGCCAATGGCATTCCCAATGCTTGTAGGTCCTGGAACGCTATCGACTATAATAATATTAATTGAAGTAAGTGGGCTTATGACAACTTTATATGCTGTAATTGCTAGTTTTTTGTTTATGTTTATATTATTTCATTTTGCTGCTACTATAGAGAGGGTTTTAGGAAAGCTAGTCTTACATGTGCTATCAAGGATTGCCCTAATTTTCATAATGGCTATTGGGGTAAAAATGATAATAATTGGTATCCAATCAATAATCGAGGTGTGA
- a CDS encoding ferritin-like domain-containing protein, which yields MFSKLYDALNAKTADEKCNLVKEIWKNFEDLYTDKEAEILPLLKPTFANFCQVVSPKEVPQGKILKQDIHLAYLLHSIVHIEFSAIDLALDSAYRFRNMPKQYYYDWIEVAKEEVTHYEKLHGLLETLGFKYGDFKVHDTLFQALKICKNHLDRIALVPRGMEAVGLDVNPFLTTKIQKSKHKLQNEILDVLYLIFNEEISHVSKGSVWFNYLCDINHIQIKERPTKYIEILSKYNFKLPKANTHLNKEARIKAGFSAEEIDKLYLFSS from the coding sequence ATTTTTAGTAAATTATATGACGCACTAAATGCAAAAACTGCAGATGAAAAATGCAACCTAGTAAAAGAAATATGGAAAAATTTTGAAGATTTATACACAGATAAAGAAGCAGAGATTTTGCCACTATTAAAGCCAACATTTGCAAACTTCTGCCAAGTAGTAAGCCCAAAGGAAGTGCCACAAGGAAAGATTTTAAAGCAAGATATTCATCTAGCTTACTTATTGCACTCAATAGTGCATATAGAATTTTCTGCAATAGATTTAGCCCTAGATAGTGCATATCGCTTTAGAAACATGCCAAAACAATACTATTATGATTGGATAGAAGTAGCAAAAGAGGAAGTAACTCATTATGAAAAATTGCATGGTTTATTAGAAACTCTAGGTTTTAAATATGGAGATTTTAAAGTGCATGATACTTTATTTCAAGCATTAAAAATTTGCAAAAACCACCTAGATAGAATAGCCCTAGTGCCTAGAGGCATGGAAGCTGTCGGCTTAGATGTAAATCCATTTCTAACAACAAAAATACAAAAAAGCAAACATAAATTACAAAATGAAATTTTAGATGTTTTGTATCTAATTTTTAACGAAGAAATAAGTCATGTAAGCAAGGGTAGCGTGTGGTTTAACTATCTATGCGATATAAATCATATACAAATAAAAGAAAGACCAACTAAATATATTGAAATTCTAAGCAAATACAATTTCAAACTCCCAAAAGCAAACACTCATCTAAACAAAGAAGCAAGGATCAAAGCAGGCTTTAGCGCAGAGGAGATAGATAAACTTTATTTATTCTCCTCTTAA
- a CDS encoding endonuclease MutS2, with protein MELVKKLDLEEYISLFETFLARKKDIKLEGDSKIHLSYIKELEDIDFTSPKEVKNLDKELQLLRKFGHLHLDDIFEFVKIIKYFLYLKSLKSILDTKSLLDKWISGINIPSPILEITKTFKDNGKIKEGVYLELDSVCESIRIIKRDIQNILREYLQKESLIPYLVDSQIHLVDDEDCLLLRAGFNNVLKGSIINRSKFGFFYVVPSQIASMRDKLSTLANKKEELIFEIARDISQTFTKNLLFLKFINREFDRFDNYQARLNFARVKNLEFLLTKDSKNLKICEFKHPALKNPKSISINFSGDILMITGVNAGGKTMLLKSILSVVFLSKYLIPMPINASKSAIGNFKFIDLILDDPQSSKNDISTFAGRMLAFSEILKKTEGIIGVDEIELGTDSDEAASLFQILLDNLASKGNKIILTTHHKRLASLMAGDSRVQLLATLYDERKEIPTYEFLDGTIGKSYAFETAIRYGIPKMLINKARELHGADKERLNELIENSAKLEMKLQNKIRNENLKLQELDNKLQNLKHKEEALQNEFEAKKRELERIYNNAINEAKEAVKLKSSQEIHRKLNTANNILKAIKEQKAIKSIEVKEFKIGDSVKYGNSKGVILQLQKNVALVQMTDGMKLRVGIDKLKHTQIQQTKQSSFNVETPKNANVMLDLHGMRGEEALEALDEFISNSLIAGFDEVLVYHGIGTGRLSSLVRDFLQSHPKVVEFVDAPQKSGGFGAKIIKL; from the coding sequence ATGGAGTTAGTTAAAAAGCTTGATTTAGAAGAGTATATATCACTTTTTGAGACCTTTTTAGCACGAAAGAAGGATATAAAGCTAGAGGGTGATAGCAAGATTCACCTAAGCTACATAAAAGAGCTAGAAGACATAGACTTTACTTCGCCAAAAGAGGTTAAAAATTTAGATAAAGAATTGCAACTTTTGCGTAAATTTGGGCATTTGCACCTAGATGATATTTTTGAATTTGTAAAAATTATCAAATATTTTTTATATCTAAAGTCATTAAAGTCAATTTTAGATACCAAAAGCCTTTTAGATAAGTGGATTAGCGGGATTAATATCCCATCACCAATACTTGAGATTACAAAGACCTTTAAAGATAATGGCAAGATAAAAGAGGGTGTATATTTAGAGCTAGATTCTGTGTGTGAGAGCATAAGGATTATAAAAAGAGATATACAAAACATCTTAAGAGAATATCTGCAAAAGGAAAGTTTAATACCATATTTGGTTGATAGTCAGATACATTTGGTAGATGATGAGGACTGCCTATTACTTAGGGCTGGGTTTAATAATGTATTAAAAGGAAGCATAATTAATAGGTCTAAGTTTGGGTTTTTTTATGTTGTGCCAAGTCAGATTGCGTCCATGAGGGATAAATTAAGCACTCTTGCAAACAAAAAAGAAGAATTAATTTTTGAAATTGCTAGGGACATATCACAAACTTTTACTAAGAATCTATTGTTTTTGAAATTCATAAATAGGGAGTTTGATAGATTTGATAACTATCAAGCAAGGCTAAATTTTGCTAGGGTTAAAAATTTAGAATTCTTACTTACAAAAGATTCTAAGAATCTTAAAATATGTGAATTTAAACATCCGGCATTAAAAAATCCAAAGTCCATAAGCATTAATTTTAGTGGCGATATACTTATGATTACAGGTGTAAATGCAGGTGGTAAAACAATGCTACTAAAGTCTATTTTAAGTGTTGTGTTTTTGTCAAAATACCTAATTCCTATGCCTATTAATGCATCTAAATCAGCAATTGGTAATTTTAAATTTATCGATTTAATATTAGATGACCCACAAAGTAGCAAAAATGATATTTCCACATTTGCAGGACGAATGCTAGCATTTAGTGAGATTTTAAAGAAAACAGAAGGAATAATTGGAGTAGATGAAATAGAGTTAGGAACTGATAGTGATGAGGCAGCTTCGTTATTTCAGATTCTACTTGATAATTTAGCAAGTAAGGGAAATAAAATAATTCTAACAACTCATCATAAGCGTCTAGCTTCACTAATGGCTGGGGATAGTAGAGTGCAGTTATTAGCTACATTGTATGATGAAAGAAAAGAGATTCCAACTTATGAATTTTTAGATGGAACAATAGGCAAAAGCTATGCATTTGAGACTGCTATTAGATATGGCATACCAAAAATGCTAATAAATAAAGCAAGAGAGTTGCATGGAGCAGATAAAGAAAGATTAAATGAATTAATAGAAAACTCTGCCAAACTAGAAATGAAGCTACAAAATAAAATAAGAAATGAAAATTTAAAACTACAAGAGCTAGATAATAAGCTACAGAATCTAAAACACAAAGAAGAAGCATTGCAAAATGAATTTGAAGCTAAAAAGCGTGAGTTAGAGAGAATCTACAATAATGCAATTAATGAAGCCAAAGAAGCAGTCAAGCTAAAAAGCTCACAAGAGATTCATAGAAAATTAAATACAGCAAACAACATACTAAAAGCAATTAAAGAGCAAAAGGCTATAAAAAGTATAGAGGTAAAGGAATTTAAAATAGGAGATAGTGTAAAATACGGCAACTCTAAGGGGGTTATTTTGCAATTGCAAAAAAATGTAGCTTTGGTGCAAATGACCGATGGCATGAAGCTTAGAGTAGGGATTGATAAACTAAAGCATACTCAAATCCAACAGACAAAGCAAAGTAGCTTCAATGTAGAAACTCCAAAGAATGCAAATGTAATGCTTGATTTGCATGGTATGAGGGGAGAAGAAGCGCTTGAAGCGTTAGATGAGTTTATATCAAATAGTCTAATAGCAGGGTTTGATGAGGTTTTGGTATATCATGGAATTGGAACTGGTAGGCTTTCATCTTTGGTTAGGGATTTTTTGCAATCTCACCCAAAGGTGGTAGAGTTTGTAGATGCCCCACAGAAATCTGGTGGATTTGGCGCAAAAATCATAAAACTATAA
- the murC gene encoding UDP-N-acetylmuramate--L-alanine ligase produces the protein MKKIHFIGIGGIGISALARYMQSKGISITGSDVSEGVITKQLKEAGIIVQIPHDSSIINDQDLIIHSSIIKSDNVELQKAREKNIKIMSRKESLKWILKDTQVYAVAGAHGKSTTSAILSSIMQHANSLIGALSKEFDSNVRVVCDDRACDNVVVFEADESDKSFLNCNPYCAIVTNAEPEHMETYEHNLELFYGAYREFLLLAKKRVINAEDSFLGSLDIPCIKLYPSKDISDVSYILDNNIPKTKFRLTHKDIDYGYFECYGIGKHIALDASLAILSVVDCIGLDEIRENIKKFVGIKKRFDILCNETCVIIDDYAHHPTEISTTIKALKIYQNLIKADSLCGIWQPHKYSRLCDNLDSFVECFYGLDRLIILPVYCVGEERREIDFEKLFAKYNPIFADYVKRVGDSLEIYKDNKKILGLNSGIIAGFNAGDLTYQLRGGI, from the coding sequence ATAAAAAAGATTCATTTTATCGGTATAGGTGGTATTGGTATATCAGCACTTGCTAGATATATGCAAAGTAAGGGGATTAGCATTACTGGTTCTGATGTGAGCGAAGGGGTGATTACTAAGCAATTAAAAGAGGCTGGAATAATAGTTCAAATCCCGCATGATTCAAGCATTATAAATGACCAAGATTTAATAATACACTCAAGTATTATTAAAAGTGATAATGTGGAATTGCAAAAGGCTAGGGAAAAAAATATCAAAATAATGTCAAGAAAAGAATCTCTAAAATGGATACTAAAAGATACACAAGTATATGCAGTAGCAGGAGCACATGGGAAAAGCACGACAAGTGCAATACTATCTTCTATAATGCAACATGCAAACTCTCTAATAGGGGCTTTAAGCAAAGAGTTTGATTCAAATGTTAGAGTTGTGTGTGATGATAGGGCATGTGATAATGTTGTTGTTTTTGAAGCTGATGAATCTGATAAGAGTTTTTTAAACTGCAATCCATATTGTGCGATTGTAACAAACGCAGAACCAGAACATATGGAGACTTATGAGCATAATTTAGAGTTGTTTTATGGAGCTTATAGAGAGTTTTTGCTTCTAGCAAAAAAAAGAGTGATTAATGCAGAAGATAGTTTTTTGGGGAGTTTAGATATCCCATGTATAAAGCTATATCCAAGCAAAGATATAAGCGATGTTAGCTATATTTTGGATAATAATATCCCTAAGACCAAATTTAGATTAACACATAAAGATATAGATTATGGATATTTTGAATGCTATGGAATAGGAAAACATATAGCATTAGATGCGTCTTTAGCGATACTTAGTGTTGTGGATTGTATTGGGTTAGATGAGATTAGAGAAAATATAAAAAAGTTTGTAGGAATCAAAAAAAGATTCGATATTTTATGCAATGAAACTTGTGTGATTATTGATGATTATGCACATCACCCAACTGAAATTTCTACAACTATAAAGGCTTTAAAGATATATCAAAATTTAATAAAAGCAGATTCTTTATGCGGTATATGGCAGCCACATAAATATTCTAGGTTGTGCGATAATTTAGATTCTTTTGTTGAGTGTTTTTATGGGCTTGATAGACTAATTATTCTACCTGTGTATTGTGTGGGAGAAGAACGAAGAGAGATTGATTTTGAAAAGTTATTTGCAAAGTATAATCCTATTTTTGCTGACTATGTAAAGAGGGTTGGAGATAGCTTAGAGATATATAAAGATAATAAAAAGATTCTAGGTCTTAATAGCGGGATTATAGCTGGGTTTAATGCAGGAGATTTGACTTATCAGTTAAGAGGTGGAATTTGA
- a CDS encoding succinyldiaminopimelate transaminase translates to MDFQPYPFEKLNDLIKEIPKKDGLISLGIGEPQFDTPEFICNAVCEDVKLFNKYPKTAGEDFLNNAIIEYVKNRFNIEIARDEIVSTFGTREVLFNLPQFLLFNKQNPTIAHPNPFYQIYEGATIASKANSIYMNLTKENGYKPTLSKEDMEKCDVVILNSPNNPTGISLSIDELQEWVENALTYNFVLINDECYSDIYSLNPPCSILEASIKANNKSFKNILAINSISKRSSAPSLRSGFVAGDREILQKYARYRTYVGAASPSPLQRAASLAWRDIKSVEENRQKYKENLQLASEILSISVPSETFYVWLYVGDDLQWTKELLLRENILVLPGSFLSRCDNGINPGKGYVRLALVYTQDIIKTALHGIKKCL, encoded by the coding sequence ATGGATTTTCAACCATATCCTTTTGAAAAATTAAATGATTTAATAAAAGAGATTCCAAAAAAAGATGGCTTAATATCACTTGGCATTGGTGAGCCACAATTTGATACTCCAGAGTTTATCTGTAATGCTGTTTGTGAAGATGTAAAGTTATTTAATAAATACCCAAAAACTGCAGGTGAAGACTTTTTAAATAACGCAATTATTGAATACGTGAAAAATAGATTCAATATAGAGATTGCTAGAGATGAAATAGTCTCAACATTTGGCACTAGAGAAGTTTTGTTTAATTTGCCTCAATTTTTACTTTTTAATAAACAAAATCCTACAATAGCTCACCCAAATCCATTTTATCAGATATATGAGGGAGCTACTATTGCCTCTAAGGCAAATAGTATATATATGAATCTAACAAAAGAAAATGGGTATAAACCAACATTATCTAAAGAAGATATGGAGAAATGTGATGTTGTAATACTTAACTCTCCAAATAATCCAACTGGAATCTCTCTTAGCATAGATGAGTTACAAGAGTGGGTTGAAAATGCACTGACATATAACTTCGTGCTTATAAATGATGAGTGTTATAGTGATATATATTCTCTAAATCCACCATGCTCTATCCTTGAAGCAAGTATTAAGGCAAATAATAAAAGCTTCAAAAACATCTTAGCTATAAATTCTATCTCCAAAAGATCTAGTGCTCCTTCTTTAAGAAGTGGATTTGTAGCAGGAGATAGAGAAATACTACAAAAATATGCAAGATATAGAACATATGTTGGAGCAGCTTCTCCAAGCCCACTGCAAAGGGCGGCTTCACTTGCATGGCGTGATATAAAAAGTGTAGAAGAAAATAGGCAAAAATATAAAGAGAATCTGCAATTAGCAAGTGAGATTCTTAGCATTAGTGTGCCTAGTGAGACATTTTATGTTTGGCTTTATGTTGGTGATGATTTGCAATGGACTAAGGAGTTGTTATTAAGAGAGAATATATTAGTTTTACCGGGTAGCTTTCTATCTAGGTGTGATAATGGTATAAATCCGGGCAAAGGATATGTAAGATTGGCATTGGTTTATACGCAAGATATAATAAAAACTGCATTACATGGGATAAAAAAGTGTCTATAA